The genomic stretch GAGAATATCAGGGCGTTGAGATTACACGTGGCTTGACCCGTGCTCTTCTGCGGGTGTAGCCTCTTTGAGCCCAGTAGACTTGTTTTCTTGGGCTTGCTTGGGCACGGCATTGGGCCTAGCTACTTCGGGCGAGAAAAGCCCATTATGTAGGGAAATTATTTTGGGGTACACCGTACACCATCTAGCGAcgaatataatatatatagccataattagaaaaacaataatGTATATAGGGATGGATGACAGTCTCACCATGGTCCCCATGTAGCATGCACGCCGTACgcgtgagaactttggggatgAAAGCATTTTAGACACGCTTACAAAGGGCAGTGCAGAGAGGGTCTGGAGGAGGAGGAGTAGACTTGCAAGCAAAGCATCCTTTCCCCCTTACGAAACCCACCACCACCCTCCTTCCTTGAGGGCCACTGTCCAGTGTCCATTCATGCCTATTCCTTTCCATAATACAATAATAATACGCTTTGATTTTtatgggtgtgcgtttgagggaggtttaaaagtttatttgaaaaaaaaaaaaaaaaaaatatccgtttaataaaaaaaaattgaaagcacttttaagggtaaaaaaagcctaaaaatttcgaaaacccacttttgacaaaagcttaaaaataaaacttttcccaaaaagtgatttttgcttaaaagctctgtttttcaaatgcaattctaaacatgcttttagtataattatatatactaGTATACtacaaagagtaatgctacggAGGATTATAATCCttctaaatgtgatgtgactttaaaaatcatcattaaatttgagatgatcattattaattaattttgatatggttctctttctagcattactcatttgcATAGGATCAGGATCTTTGTTTCAATTGAAATGGAGCTAGAGGAGCCAGCCATTATACagttaagattttgttttgttttatctaACTATGTATATGGTGTCAtgtgatttaaaattttaaatgcaaTTACAAAAGTTTAATATGGACCAGGactaattaacaatttttggcACGACTCGCAAACTTGATGCAAACCCAACATGAAAATAGCAGATTAGGATTGATGGATCTTACACGTTTAACTAAATTGGTTAGATTATGGTTGACCTATAAAGTCTTATACCCATGTCTCCATACGACCTATTTCGGACATTCGATATTTAGGGTCaacaattttgacatgacctacaaattcaacatgaaattagtgaGTTATGGTTAAAGGGTctaattcgtttaattaaacgggttggGTTGtaattaacctatataattttatactcttACGTTAATACGATCCGAACACAAATGATCACtcataattttttctatttcaagtGAAGTGTAGTGGAGGGGATCCTATTCCATTTACACAATAGGCCAGATTGCCAGCAATTCTCAAATTTTCACTTAGACAGACAATTTAGAATACCCATTAATTTTTACATAAATCCTACCGAATCTTTGAATTGGGAATGCTGATCTAGCACCTAGCTGCTCTCTAAGTACCCATCAGAGCAAAGGGGAGTAGAGAGTAGGTAAAGATCGATAAAGCCAAATGAATGATGGAGAAGATACCATTCATTTtgatgagaaataaaaaaaggaatatcaaatataaattCTTCGAATGAATGTGTCGTGTGCGCAGTTGGGCGGCAGTCGAAGTCAATGACAATTGAATGAACATGTAGTAACATTACATGCCCAATTGCCATCCACCAAAGAATGAGTCAAAAGTTTTAACCTCTGTCTCGCAATTATGCTCACAAGAAGCCTCCCATATAACATGTGAGCAGGGCACGGGGCTCTCTGCTCACACCCTGCCACTGTTCCCTTGTGAAACCCACCTTTCTCTTGTGAATACTCTGGCGCCCTCCATTATTTAGGGAACTTTGATTACTTGGAGTGAGAGATATTGTCATTCTGCAGAAAATTAGTATGAGGCAGAGGGATGCTCTTTCTTTTACCCTCTTGGCTTGTTTCCTTCTTGTCATAGCCCCTCTCTTGGCTGCTTCATATGGTTCTTTCTTTCAACTCTATCAAAAACCATCTTTCATTGGTTTTTAAGGACTATTTTTTTGTGGGGTTCTTGTTAAAATGAGTTTCCTGTGTTCTATGTTGCAGATGGGCCATTGTATGACCATGCTGCTTACACTGAGGTATATATGAAGAACAAGAGGGAAATAGGCATTAAATTAGCAGAGATTTTCCCCCCAAGTTCAAGCTCTTCAATGCTGTTACTTACATGTTTGATTATTTGGCAGTGTAAAAAGGAGCCGGAAGAGGCACTTTACAAGGGAGGGATTCTCAGAGGTCAGCAGCTTGTGAGTGTCCATGGCAGCATTGTTGATTCTGCAAGTAATGCTGCTTATTTTCCGGCTTTCATTTTCTACAATCTCACCCAGGGCTTTTACTGTTTCTCCAGTTAAGTtctgctttttcttctttttcttcttgtaattTTAGATAGAGcgagaaaacaaaaacaaaaaaaaaattccgttgCCGGGACTTGAACCCGGGTCTCTCGGGTGAGAGCCGAGTATCCTGACCAACTAGACTACAACGGATTGTTAGTGCAAGACTCTTATTCGATATTCTTACTTTaataattttccatatatttttcGGCCCAAGCCCAATGGGTACCATTTTTTTATGATATTATAATTTGGGCTATTTGGTTTCAAAACTGGGCTAAGCTTAAGCCTGTGAAGCAGTATGCACTCATTATTTATGGCCTCACAAAAAAGCAATCTGCTTCAAACCCGTGTTTTAGGaaactacttaaaatatatcatgCCAGTTAGTATGATAAATGGATGTAAAGAGTAAAGTCACAAAAGAACCATTGTGTAGGATTTCATGGTGGGTTACAATTAATAGTCTTTTGGTGGTTAACAGGTTGGGTGAAGATACAAGGTGCAGAATCAAGTCTCATAAGGGCAAGCCTGAAGACACAAGATGCCATGTACAACTGCATAGGGACTGTCATAGCAAAGCGTGGATGCTGGTCATTTCTCAAGGGTGGATTTGTCCTAACTTCACCCTCTGATTTCTCTATTCTTTACCTTCAGGTGAATTTAACCTCAATTAATTAAGCAACTAAAACATGAAATCTAGTACTTAATGAAAtcaacctttttgttttgttctgtttCTGTTTCACAGAATTGGGACAATGGGAATGTCAATATAGCAATTACAAGCGCTTCATTACAGCCATTTACAGAGCAGCAATGGAGAACAAATCagcaatatataatcaacactGTGAGTACTAGAGACATTATGTTGTTTATTAGAATCAATTATGTTATCAACATTTAAGGATAACATCTTTTGTCTTCCAGCAAAGAAAACGTGCGGTAACAATCCATGTCTCAGATGGACAAGGCCAAAGGTTGCAAGGGGCAGCTATTAGCATAGAGCAAATCTCCAAAGATTTCCCATTTGGATCTGCAATAGCTAAGACCATTCTCGGAAATTTGCCATATCAAGTAAGTTTACTTCATTCACGTGCTctaaaaacatatattaatttaataaattttgaaaagaccagctaaaacaaaaatatcatttttgttatcgtgtacaacaatgatgaataatatataatcgaaaagaaaaagattaagagagagtcgagacacaaatttaacgtggttcggcaatgtgcctacgtccacataGAGTGCGGCTGTATTTTCctattaatgattcagggttacatcataacatacacatatatataatataactctaaaccctaattgtacatacgtattttagaaatttccaAACTACCCGGTACCCTTGCTCTGTGAAAGTCTTCTTAGCCAACCACTGGTGTTCAAATATGAGTCATTAGTTCCAACAATCTTTCGTATTGTTGCAGAACTGGTTTGTTAAGCGATTCAATGCAGCAGTTTTTGAGAATGAACTCAAGTGGTATGCGACAGAACCCGAACAAGGAAAGGTGAACTACACCATAGCAGACCAGATGTTGGAATTTGTTCGAGCTAACCAAATCATTGCCAGAGGACACAATATATTCTGGGAGGACCCCAAGTACACGCCGCCATGGGTTCGTGATCTTACAGGTTATTAAACtaccacttatcctaaaagcttaagtcgATAGGAATTAAtcgatgaatttaattatttaatttatattctaacgtAGGTTCTGAGTTACAATCCGCTGTCAACTCAAGAATACAAAGTCTAATGAGCAACTACAAAGAAGAATTCATTCACTGGGATGTCAGCAATGAAATGCTTCACTTTGATTTCTACGAGCAACGGCTTGGGAGTAATGCCACATTGAGTTTCTATGAGATAGCACACAAGTCGGATCCATTGGCAACCCTGGTTATGAATGAATTCAATGTGGTGGAGACTTGCAGCGATGTGAATTCCACTGTTGACACCTTCATCTCAAGGCTGAGAGAACTCAAGCGTGGTGGTGCTTCAATGGATGGAGTTGGGCTTGAGGGTCACTTTACTATACCAAACCCTCCCCTGATGAGAGCTATTATTGACAAATTGGCCACACTAGGGCTTCCCATATGGCTCACAGAGGTGGATATTAGCAATACACTTGATAAAGTATCACAGGTGAGCAACTCTAATTCTTACTCTTTAGTCTTTCTCTATAGCTTCCCTTACAAACTGATGCGACATTTATGACATCAGTTACCGGCCATGTGACACTTACCACGTCGAGTTACTAACATTTTTTGTACTATGCATAATACCCAATACTATTCTGTAGAACTTCACCCATCAtgcttttatataaaattatgagaaatgctacgtACCACACAAACATCCTACAAATATCTTACAAAACTGATGTGGTAAGGTCTTACggtcaatgaattttttttttccttctcttttaaCAAGGTTTGATCCAAGGGCTATTAGACCATGTCATGTCAATTTTGCGGGATATTTATATAGTATGTAGTATTACTCTaaaattattactttattaattCTATTTTACCTTATGTTTAAATCACatcttatctcaaaagcttcacttaattaatactttaacagtATGTATAAagatttttggtaatttaggcAGCAAATGTAAGAGAACCCTACATGGGAATTACCTGTCTGAGTAGGTGGCCGAGCAGCTCATAATTTATTTGTACAGATGGATTTCGTTTGAGTTTTCTCACAATGTAATGCCTGAATTGCTAGAGATCCTTATTGGTACTAACAACATAGACCTCAAATCTTATTGCTCTTGGAAACAAATTTTTGGGAACATCAATGAATGTGTGACTCATGGACTTGGGATTTATCTTTTCTAATGCAGTCTATTTACTTAGAAGAAGTATTGAGAGAAGGCTTTTCACACCCTTCAGTGAACGGGATAATGCTCTGGACTGCACTCCATCCAAATGGGTGTTACCGAATGTGCCTGACCGACAACAATTTTAGAAACCTCCCGGCCGGAGATGTGGTCGACAAGCTCCTGAAAGAATGGCAAACTGGGGAGGTAAAGGGTGAGACAGACGAGCATGGTTCTTACAGCTTTTATGGCTTCTTAGGAGAATACAAAATAAGTGTCCATTATGCCAATAGAACTGCAGTTTCAACCTTGTCCCTTTTTCAAGGTGATGAAACCAGACATTATAATATTCAGTTGTAACATGTCATAGTAAAACTATTGTATACACAATTCATGCACTCTTAGGGTGTTCACAATAGAGATTggttcaaaaaaacaaaaacaaaaattggattTGGGGAGGGAGGAGAGGAGAGGGTGTAATTCAGAAATAATTCCAAAGTATTCTAGTCTTCTATTATTGTATAGAGGGTAGAATGGTGACCTTTCAATGTGTTCAATCAACAATCCACTATAAGTGGAGCATATTAGTTTGGCCTTACAATATGCAGCTTATATCTCACATCTTCTGCAACTTTTAactttaatacattttttatgaTACTCCGATGGATCGAGTGATGCGGGACAAAAGaagaataacataaaataaagataaattcatGTTGATCAAAGTTTTATTACTAGCCAATAATGGAGTTTGACAGAATCTCACTACCAAAAGAAAGACGATTCACAACTCGAAAAAAGAAATCTCATGTCTTAAGAAAGCTTACACAAGACTCCCAATTCCTCATAGGCTTCGTACAGCATCACACAATATCTTCATTTTACAAAGAATTGAATTGGTTGAGGCCTTCTCACAATTGACTGCCCAATTACAAAGAATTGCCAATTGTATGGACCTCAATGGGCATCCAAAAAGTTTTACAGCATATAGTATACCTTTTACATTTGTTTAGCACAGACAGTAATTGGCTTTCCTGTGAACTCCATCTTGTCCTATATGCTGTCCAATGAACAATTATTGAGCAAACTTTATTCTTTAAAgggattttcttttcattttatgttGTCGGTATATGATCAAGATTAGGGCTGTGGGAAGGACCCACAAACAGAGGAATCCTCCTCAATGTGTTTGCACCATGAAACTTGTTATTCTTGCAACTTAATTATGATTGCAATGTGATTGTGCATCTGAACCTATCATTTGATCTATGATTTATGCTAAATTGTGAATTAATAGATTATATCcaaataaaaggaaaactaTCATTTGCTTGATAACACTTTCCCTTTTTGccgctattttttttcttttcaaaacaaaaacaataagaaaTGACCCAAAACACGCAAAACTGTTCATTTTTATGTCACGTCAAAAcgattttttcaaataaaaaaaaagattaacagAGCCGAAATATGGATTGGACATTGCTCCACAACTCAACAAAATGATTAAAGTCATCTCCTTTTAATGTTCAACCTACAATTTCAACATCATTTGCAATCCCACCAAATGAAATGATAACATGGCGCATTAGTCTTGAAGAAATTCCTTGTTTCAACAGCACACAAAGACAAAAAGGCAAGAAAAACTTGCAACACCCGCAAGACCGCAAAGTGCCCTATCCAAGACAAAAAGCAGAGCAAAGTATTCACATTACACCGTCTTTCAACAAGCTAACCTCTCTTTACAACAAAACCCAttaccccaaaaaagaaaacgagTATAAAATTCAGCCCCAAAAACAGGAAATTTGCTCTTGGTTTTTGATTCGCTGTTGCTATTAACTCCACAATGGCAGAGCCTTAAAAAGCTTGAATGTAATATTTCCataaataaatagcaaaacAAACACctttaatgttatatataacaCTGAATATTTTTGGGGGGAACCCTAGGGAGTGGATGGTTTACAATCCGGAGGAATCTGTCAGCTTTTTTGAGAAAAGGCCAAAAGCCCCACCCCAGTACCCACTAAGGCTGCAAATCCAAGATGCACTCACACAAGCAAAAGCCATGAAATGAGGTCAAGCAGGATGGCCTACACCCAAGCAAAAGATTGAAATTTCCAGCAATTTTCTGTCATACAGGAATCATGAGAGAGCTGTGAGAAGATTTATCTGTTCAATTATTTAATCAGACAAGTGGTTCTCGTAAAAACTCTCGCAATTCCCGCTTTCTGCTCGAATCGCTAACAATTTAGACCATAAATTAAATTGTTAACAAGCCGAACAACAAAATTGCCGGAATCTGTGTCTTACAAGTAAAGCATTGAGAGGGTAAGAGACAGAGTAGCCCAGGATATCAATGCAGACTGTAGAGCAGAAGGAGAGAGTGTTCTGGATGAGTCTCCCATGGCTAGACCAGCTAAATATGACCCATCTGCAAACATGGCTTCTCCAGATCCAGATTCAGATCCAGATCCTGATTGTGATCCTGGTACTGACCCGGACCCGGACCCAGAAACCGAATAACCTGTCCCAGGAACGGAGTATTCTGACCCGGACCCCCCCTGTGAGGATGCTGTTGATGTCATTGGCGTTGGATTTGAAGATTTCTGACTGCACACCAGAGATTAGGAGAAACAATAATTATTCTTGCAGCAAAAGAATTAAATGGGTCAGGCTCACATTCAAGGCTACTCAACAACCTCCATTAAAGTCCTGATTATCTGATACATATATCCTATATATTGAAGCTCATAAAAGATCCTGAACATATAATAAAGATTAAAGAACATCATTAAAGGGTAATCTTTGGCATTATGGCAATTGGATTTGGCTCTATCCCACCAACCCCCACATGGAGAAAGCTAAAGCTGATTTAATcaaaggaaaagagaataaaatctTGGGCATTTGCCACCCACCTTAAAAGAACACACAAATCTTCTTTCATAGATTCTTTACTAAAAACAGAAATTTGGAAATAAGGATTAACTAacacccaacccaaaaaaaaaaaaaaaaaaagattgtgtTACCTTGGAGAGGAAGGGCAAAACGTCACCGTATAATCGGCAGCGGTACACGTGAACGTACTCGTAGCATCATCGTACGCGTAGCTATACGACTTTGGGCACGCGGCCTTGAA from Corylus avellana chromosome ca1, CavTom2PMs-1.0 encodes the following:
- the LOC132162559 gene encoding endo-1,4-beta-xylanase 5 isoform X2: MRQRDALSFTLLACFLLVIAPLLAASYDGPLYDHAAYTECKKEPEEALYKGGILRGQQLVSVHGSIVDSASWVKIQGAESSLIRASLKTQDAMYNCIGTVIAKRGCWSFLKGGFVLTSPSDFSILYLQNWDNGNVNIAITSASLQPFTEQQWRTNQQYIINTQRKRAVTIHVSDGQGQRLQGAAISIEQISKDFPFGSAIAKTILGNLPYQNWFVKRFNAAVFENELKWYATEPEQGKVNYTIADQMLEFVRANQIIARGHNIFWEDPKYTPPWVRDLTGSELQSAVNSRIQSLMSNYKEEFIHWDVSNEMLHFDFYEQRLGSNATLSFYEIAHKSDPLATLVMNEFNVVETCSDVNSTVDTFISRLRELKRGGASMDGVGLEGHFTIPNPPLMRAIIDKLATLGLPIWLTEVDISNTLDKVSQSIYLEEVLREGFSHPSVNGIMLWTALHPNGCYRMCLTDNNFRNLPAGDVVDKLLKEWQTGEVKGETDEHGSYSFYGFLGEYKISVHYANRTAVSTLSLFQGDETRHYNIQL
- the LOC132162559 gene encoding endo-1,4-beta-xylanase 5 isoform X1, producing MRQRDALSFTLLACFLLVIAPLLAASYDGPLYDHAAYTECKKEPEEALYKGGILRGQQLVSVHGSIVDSASNAAYFPAFIFYNLTQGFYCFSSWVKIQGAESSLIRASLKTQDAMYNCIGTVIAKRGCWSFLKGGFVLTSPSDFSILYLQNWDNGNVNIAITSASLQPFTEQQWRTNQQYIINTQRKRAVTIHVSDGQGQRLQGAAISIEQISKDFPFGSAIAKTILGNLPYQNWFVKRFNAAVFENELKWYATEPEQGKVNYTIADQMLEFVRANQIIARGHNIFWEDPKYTPPWVRDLTGSELQSAVNSRIQSLMSNYKEEFIHWDVSNEMLHFDFYEQRLGSNATLSFYEIAHKSDPLATLVMNEFNVVETCSDVNSTVDTFISRLRELKRGGASMDGVGLEGHFTIPNPPLMRAIIDKLATLGLPIWLTEVDISNTLDKVSQSIYLEEVLREGFSHPSVNGIMLWTALHPNGCYRMCLTDNNFRNLPAGDVVDKLLKEWQTGEVKGETDEHGSYSFYGFLGEYKISVHYANRTAVSTLSLFQGDETRHYNIQL